A stretch of Mus musculus strain C57BL/6J chromosome 19, GRCm38.p6 C57BL/6J DNA encodes these proteins:
- the Ifit1 gene encoding interferon-induced protein with tetratricopeptide repeats 1, translated as MGENADGDQVMENLLQLRCHFTWKLLFENNDIPDLEVRISEQVQFLDIKNPLGMHNLLAYVRHLKGQQDEALQSLKEAEALIQSEQLSKRSLATWGNCAWLHYHRGSLAEAQIYLDKVEKVCKEFSSPFRYRLECAEMDCEEGWALLKCGGGNYKQAMACFAKALKVEPENPEYNTGYAVVAYRQDLDDNFISLEPLRKAVRLNPEDPYLKVLLALKLQDLGEHVEAEAHIEEALSSTSCQSYVIRYAAKYFRRKHRVDKALHLLNRALQASPSSGYLHYQKGLCYKQQISQLRTSRNRQPRRQDNVQELAQQAIHEFQETLKLRPTFEMAYVCMAEVQAEIHQYEEAERNFQKALNNKTLVAHIEQDIHLRYGRFLQFHKQSEDKAITLYLKGLKVEEKSFAWRKLLTALEKVAERRVCQNVHLVESTSLLGLVYKLKGQEKNALFYYEKALRLTGEMNPAF; from the coding sequence AGAGAATGCTGATGGTGACCAGGTCATGGAGAATCTGCTTCAGCTGAGATGTCACTTCACATGGAAGCTGCTATTTGAAAATAATGACATACCTGATTTGGAAGTGAGAATCTCAGAGCAGGTCCAGTTCCTTGACATCAAGAACCCATTGGGGATGCACAACCTCCTGGCCTACGTGAGGCACCTGAAAGGCCAGCAGGACGAAGCCCTGCAGAGCTTGAAAGAAGCTGAAGCCTTGATCCAGAGCGAGCAGCTGAGCAAGAGAAGCCTGGCGACCTGGGGCAACTGTGCCTGGCTGCATTACCACAGGGGCAGCTTGGCAGAAGCCCAGATCTACCTGGACAAGGTGGAGAAGGTGTGCAAGGAATTTTCAAGTCCCTTCCGCTACAGGCTGGAGTGTGCTGAGATGGACTGTGAGGAAGGCTGGGCCTTGCTGAAGTGTGGAGGAGGAAATTATAAACAAGCCATGGCCTGCTTTGCGAAGGCTCTGAAAGTGGAGCCAGAAAACCCTGAGTACAACACTGGCTATGCAGTCGTAGCCTATCGCCAAGATTTAGATGACAACTTTATTTCTCTAGAACCTTTGAGGAAGGCTGTCCGGTTAAATCCAGAAGATCCATACCTTAAAGTTCTCCTTGCCCTAAAGCTTCAGGATTTAGGAGAACATGTTGAAGCAGAAGCACACATTGAAGAAGCCCTCAGCAGCACATCTTGCCAAAGCTATGTCATTCGCTATGCAGCCAAATATTTCCGTAGGAAACATCGCGTAGACAAAGCTCTTCATCTTCTAAACAGGGCCTTGCAGGCATCACCTTCCTCTGGCTACTTACATTATCAAAAAGGGCTCTGCTACAAGCAACAAATCTCCCAACTGAGGACATCCCGAAACAGGCAGCCCAGAAGGCAGGACAATGTGCAAGAATTGGCACAACAGGCCATTCATGAATTTCAAGAGACTTTGAAACTGAGGCCCACATTTGAGATGGCCTATGTTTGCATGGCTGAAGTGCAGGCAGAAATTCACCAGtatgaagaagcagagagaaatttccagAAGGCACTGAACAACAAGACCCTCGTGGCTCACATAGAGCAGGATATTCACCTCCGCTATGGCCGTTTCCTACAGTTTCATAAGCAGTCAGAAGACAAGGCAATCACCCTCTACTTAAAAGGTCTAAAAGTGGAAGAGAAGTCCTTTGCTTGGAGGAAACTACTGACTGCTTTGGAGAAAGTGGCTGAAAGACGTGTTTGTCAGAATGTTCATCTTGTAGAGAGTACCAGCCTTCTTGGGCTAGTCTACAAACTGAAAGGACAAGAGAAAAATGCTCTGTTTTACTATGAGAAGGCACTGAGGCTCACTGGGGAAATGAACCCTGCATTCTGA